The Halodesulfovibrio sp. genome window below encodes:
- a CDS encoding 30S ribosomal protein S1, whose protein sequence is MTGSEDSRQNGTMENFEEMLEAYTGADKALSVGDKVSGPIIGMSGDNLFVDVGAKIDGLADRTEFLNDEGELTVAEGDTVELFVTAVKPDAIHLSKAVSGPAGAAMLEEAFNTKLPVEGKVLATRKGGFDVEVSKRRVFCPVSQIDTRFVENAEEYVGKTFSFAIIKFEQRGRNIVVSRRALLEQEQQAARDEFLKNVKEGDLVDVTITRLTNFGAFAELAAGVEGLIHVSELSWTRIAQADEAVSVGDKLRVKLLGIETDKKGQLRISLSAKQVQENPWNRVETELTAGEVREGKVVRLTPFGAFVEVLPGIDGLVHISEMSYTKRVHKAEDVVSVGDTVSVKIKSIDLSARRISLSMRDAEGDPWADVEERFPAGTTVEGTVESSSDFGLFINIAPGVTGLMPKSLMAKADKAANLDALKSGDKVEVTVSQLRTAERKVTLAPKGVSASEDTSWKAHRKTQTAKSEPQSNFGSLGSLLQDALNKKK, encoded by the coding sequence ATGACCGGTTCCGAAGATAGCCGTCAGAACGGCACCATGGAAAATTTTGAAGAAATGCTGGAAGCATACACAGGCGCTGACAAAGCTCTGTCAGTTGGCGACAAAGTTTCCGGCCCAATCATCGGCATGTCCGGCGACAACCTTTTTGTTGATGTTGGAGCAAAAATTGACGGTCTTGCTGATCGTACAGAGTTCCTTAACGACGAAGGTGAACTTACCGTTGCTGAAGGCGACACAGTAGAACTTTTTGTTACTGCTGTTAAACCAGATGCAATTCATCTTTCTAAAGCTGTCAGCGGTCCTGCTGGTGCAGCAATGCTCGAAGAAGCATTCAACACAAAACTTCCTGTTGAAGGTAAAGTTCTTGCCACCCGTAAAGGCGGCTTTGATGTTGAAGTATCTAAACGTCGAGTATTCTGTCCAGTAAGCCAGATCGACACCCGCTTTGTTGAAAACGCTGAAGAGTATGTTGGTAAAACATTCTCCTTTGCCATCATCAAATTTGAACAGCGTGGTCGTAACATCGTTGTTTCCCGCCGTGCCCTGCTCGAACAAGAACAGCAAGCAGCTCGTGATGAATTCCTGAAAAATGTTAAAGAAGGCGATCTCGTTGATGTTACCATCACACGCCTGACTAACTTTGGCGCATTTGCAGAACTTGCTGCGGGCGTAGAAGGTCTTATTCACGTTTCCGAACTGTCTTGGACACGCATTGCTCAAGCTGACGAAGCTGTTTCCGTAGGCGACAAACTGCGCGTTAAACTGCTCGGCATTGAAACCGATAAAAAAGGTCAGCTGCGTATTTCCCTTTCTGCTAAACAGGTTCAGGAAAATCCTTGGAACCGCGTTGAAACAGAACTTACCGCTGGTGAAGTGCGCGAAGGTAAAGTTGTTCGCCTCACACCATTTGGCGCTTTTGTCGAAGTACTTCCGGGTATCGATGGCTTGGTGCACATTTCAGAAATGTCCTACACCAAGCGCGTTCATAAAGCAGAAGACGTTGTATCCGTTGGCGATACCGTTTCTGTTAAAATTAAGTCTATCGACTTGAGCGCTCGTCGTATTTCCCTCAGCATGCGTGATGCTGAAGGTGACCCATGGGCAGACGTTGAAGAACGCTTCCCAGCTGGTACCACAGTTGAAGGCACTGTAGAGTCTTCCTCTGATTTCGGTCTGTTTATTAACATTGCTCCGGGCGTTACCGGTCTTATGCCGAAATCTCTGATGGCAAAAGCTGATAAAGCAGCAAACCTTGATGCACTTAAGTCCGGTGACAAGGTAGAAGTAACCGTATCTCAGCTCCGCACTGCTGAACGCAAAGTTACTCTTGCTCCTAAAGGCGTTTCTGCCTCTGAAGACACTTCCTGGAAAGCGCATCGCAAAACACAGACTGCAAAGTCAGAACCACAGAGCAACTTCGGTTCTTTAGGTTCCCTGTTGCAGGACGCGCTCAACAAGAAAAAATAA
- a CDS encoding DegQ family serine endoprotease, which translates to MILRKRLLLLPITVLILTLTALPAMADLPNFTELAKKAGPAVVNISTQKKVQVSPNNPQGLDNFFKQNPRTPFDDFFKQFERYFRDRRPRAETERSLGSGFIVSPDGFIATNNHVVEGADEIKVNILDEKGKYQSYDAKIIGTDPLTDLALLKIKAKRELPTLELADFSKVEVGQWVLAIGNPFGLDHTVTSGIVSALGRNISNNPYDNFLQTDASINPGNSGGPLLNLDGEVIGINTAIIARGQGIGFAIPSSTIKDIINKLKTDKKIRRGWIGVSVTNVDPNMAQALGLKNTEGAFVAQVVPGQPAATAGLLEGDIITKVNDEPIADTSELIRKVSALKPGSTAKFTLYRKDKLITVDVKLGERDSAQKKEPTQQEPKSGESDIEALGLTLTPLSVKEAQALGLKDIRGLLITNVLDASIAAQADLRPGDVILEANLTPVNTVKEFINILKTQGEKRGAMFLKIVRQQQTMFRTMTLEK; encoded by the coding sequence ATGATACTTCGTAAAAGACTACTGTTATTACCTATTACTGTATTAATCCTTACTCTGACAGCTCTCCCTGCTATGGCGGACTTACCTAACTTTACCGAGTTAGCAAAAAAAGCAGGTCCTGCTGTTGTTAACATCAGTACCCAAAAGAAAGTACAAGTTTCCCCTAACAACCCTCAAGGGTTGGATAACTTCTTCAAGCAAAACCCGCGCACCCCTTTTGACGATTTCTTCAAACAATTTGAGCGCTACTTTAGAGACAGACGTCCACGTGCCGAAACTGAACGTTCTCTCGGCTCCGGTTTTATTGTCTCCCCCGACGGCTTCATTGCTACAAACAACCATGTTGTAGAAGGGGCTGATGAAATCAAAGTCAATATTCTGGATGAAAAAGGGAAATACCAGTCATACGATGCCAAGATTATCGGGACAGACCCGTTAACAGACCTTGCCCTTCTAAAAATTAAAGCAAAACGGGAGCTCCCGACTCTTGAACTTGCTGATTTTTCCAAGGTAGAAGTTGGGCAATGGGTACTCGCCATCGGAAACCCATTTGGGCTGGACCATACCGTAACGAGCGGCATTGTGAGTGCCCTCGGCAGAAACATCAGTAACAACCCGTACGACAACTTTTTGCAAACAGATGCATCCATCAACCCGGGTAACTCTGGTGGACCATTACTTAACCTTGATGGTGAAGTAATCGGCATAAACACTGCGATCATCGCACGCGGTCAAGGCATTGGCTTTGCCATCCCAAGCTCGACAATAAAAGATATTATTAACAAATTAAAAACCGACAAAAAAATTCGTCGCGGCTGGATTGGTGTTTCTGTTACCAATGTAGATCCGAATATGGCGCAAGCTCTCGGGCTTAAAAATACTGAGGGTGCATTTGTCGCACAAGTCGTTCCGGGACAGCCCGCCGCAACGGCTGGTCTCCTAGAAGGGGATATTATCACCAAGGTGAATGACGAGCCTATCGCTGATACCTCAGAACTTATTCGCAAAGTTTCAGCTCTTAAACCTGGTAGTACTGCTAAGTTCACTCTGTACCGCAAAGATAAGCTCATAACAGTTGATGTTAAACTGGGTGAACGCGATTCTGCACAGAAAAAAGAACCAACCCAGCAAGAACCAAAATCAGGTGAAAGTGACATTGAAGCACTAGGTCTGACACTCACTCCGTTGAGTGTAAAAGAAGCACAGGCTCTCGGACTGAAAGACATTCGCGGGCTGCTTATCACCAATGTGCTTGATGCAAGCATTGCAGCACAAGCTGATTTACGTCCGGGTGATGTGATACTTGAAGCAAACCTGACACCGGTAAATACCGTAAAAGAGTTTATAAACATTCTTAAAACGCAAGGCGAAAAACGAGGTGCAATGTTCCTCAAAATAGTTCGCCAGCAACAAACAATGTTTAGAACAATGACTCTGGAAAAATAG
- the hslU gene encoding ATP-dependent protease ATPase subunit HslU, giving the protein MLTPREIVSELDKYIIGQHGAKRMVAVAMRNRWRRQQIDPSLRDEIAPKNIIMMGPTGVGKTEIARRLAKLSASPFVKVEATKFTEVGYVGRDVESMVRDLMELSVALVRDEETTRVRAQAENNAEERLLDLLLPGSAPSPMAEPVTTFDVPPAQEPDRSNSTREKMRKMFREGKLDDREVEMELEIAPQGIEVMAMPGMEDMGSQFKDLFSKAFPSKKKKKRMKIGDALPLLIEEEAARLVDEEKVTELAKDRVEQSGIIFIDEIDKVASSQHGGKSADISREGVQRDLLPIVEGSVVNTKYGMVKTDHILFIGAGAFHHSKPSDLIPELQGRFPLRAELTALGKDEFLRILKEPRNALTVQYSALLATEGVTITFAEDGLDEIAAFAEMTNQETENIGARRLYTIMEKILSDISFEAPDRSGEEIVIDRAFVEQHLEDVREDRDLSRYIL; this is encoded by the coding sequence GTGCTTACACCACGTGAAATTGTATCCGAACTGGATAAATACATTATTGGTCAACATGGTGCTAAACGTATGGTTGCTGTTGCCATGCGTAACCGCTGGCGACGTCAGCAGATTGATCCGTCCTTACGCGACGAAATTGCACCTAAAAATATTATTATGATGGGACCTACTGGCGTTGGTAAAACAGAAATCGCACGCCGCCTTGCTAAACTTTCTGCTTCCCCATTTGTAAAAGTTGAAGCAACCAAGTTTACAGAAGTAGGTTATGTGGGTCGTGACGTTGAATCCATGGTTCGCGATCTGATGGAATTGAGTGTTGCTCTTGTTCGCGATGAAGAAACAACACGCGTTCGCGCACAAGCAGAAAACAATGCAGAAGAACGTCTTCTCGATTTACTGCTGCCAGGCTCTGCACCAAGCCCAATGGCTGAGCCTGTTACAACATTTGATGTTCCGCCAGCGCAAGAGCCTGATCGAAGTAATTCTACCCGCGAAAAAATGCGAAAAATGTTCCGTGAAGGAAAACTTGATGACCGCGAAGTAGAAATGGAGCTTGAAATTGCTCCACAGGGCATCGAAGTTATGGCTATGCCGGGCATGGAAGACATGGGCAGCCAGTTCAAAGATCTTTTCAGCAAAGCATTTCCTTCCAAGAAAAAGAAAAAGCGTATGAAGATTGGTGACGCTCTTCCTTTACTTATTGAAGAAGAAGCAGCCCGCCTTGTTGATGAAGAAAAAGTCACAGAACTGGCAAAAGATCGTGTTGAACAATCCGGTATTATCTTCATCGATGAAATTGATAAAGTTGCAAGTTCACAGCATGGAGGCAAATCCGCAGACATCTCCCGCGAGGGTGTGCAGCGCGACTTGCTCCCTATTGTAGAAGGCAGCGTTGTTAATACTAAGTACGGTATGGTAAAAACAGACCACATTCTGTTTATTGGTGCTGGTGCATTCCACCATTCAAAACCATCCGATCTTATTCCAGAATTACAGGGTCGTTTTCCACTGCGCGCAGAATTAACAGCGCTCGGCAAAGACGAATTCCTGCGTATTCTTAAAGAGCCGCGCAATGCTCTTACAGTCCAGTACTCAGCACTTCTTGCAACTGAAGGTGTGACCATTACTTTTGCAGAAGACGGGTTAGACGAAATTGCAGCGTTTGCAGAGATGACAAACCAAGAAACAGAAAATATCGGGGCACGCCGTCTCTACACCATCATGGAAAAAATTCTGAGCGACATCTCTTTTGAAGCGCCAGATCGTTCCGGTGAAGAAATTGTGATTGACCGCGCATTTGTAGAACAGCACTTAGAAGATGTTCGCGAGGATAGAGACCTGAGCCGTTACATCCTCTAA
- the argB gene encoding acetylglutamate kinase — protein MKDYAKAQLTSRILIESLPYIKHFHGEIVVIKYGGHAMKDEELGRAFAQNIALLKYVGLKPIIVHGGGPQIGKMLDALNITCQFREGQRVTDEATMDVVEMVLVGKVNKEIVNKLNLADCKAVGLSGKDGTLLRARKLQMVVDTNDKAPEIIDLGKVGEVIGVESGLLQGLLSQGYTPVIAPVGVDVEGNTYNINADSVAGAVAGALRAKRLLLLTDVAGILDADKNLLEELTIKETLELFDDGTLQGGMIPKVKCCLEAIGEGVGRATILDGRVENSVLLELFTDSGIGTQILGNR, from the coding sequence ATGAAAGACTACGCTAAAGCACAGCTTACATCACGCATTCTTATTGAATCTCTTCCATATATTAAGCACTTTCACGGTGAAATTGTTGTCATCAAATATGGTGGTCACGCAATGAAGGACGAAGAGCTTGGTCGTGCATTTGCTCAGAACATTGCTCTTTTAAAGTACGTAGGGTTAAAACCGATAATCGTACACGGCGGTGGTCCCCAGATTGGTAAAATGCTTGACGCTCTTAACATTACCTGCCAGTTCCGCGAAGGACAGCGAGTCACCGATGAAGCAACTATGGATGTTGTAGAAATGGTGCTTGTGGGTAAAGTTAATAAAGAGATTGTTAACAAGCTTAATCTGGCTGACTGCAAAGCCGTAGGACTTTCCGGCAAAGATGGAACTCTATTACGTGCCCGCAAATTACAGATGGTCGTTGATACAAACGACAAGGCACCAGAGATCATTGATCTGGGAAAAGTTGGAGAGGTTATTGGCGTAGAATCAGGGCTGCTTCAAGGATTGCTTTCACAGGGCTATACACCGGTCATAGCTCCTGTAGGCGTCGATGTTGAAGGGAATACCTACAATATTAATGCAGATTCCGTTGCAGGCGCTGTTGCAGGCGCATTGCGCGCGAAGCGCCTTTTGCTACTCACAGATGTAGCAGGAATTCTTGATGCAGATAAAAACCTGCTGGAAGAACTAACAATTAAAGAAACACTTGAACTATTCGATGATGGCACACTGCAAGGCGGCATGATTCCAAAAGTCAAATGCTGTCTGGAAGCGATTGGCGAAGGTGTTGGACGAGCAACCATCCTTGATGGTCGAGTTGAAAACTCTGTGCTTCTGGAACTGTTCACCGACAGCGGCATTGGCACACAGATTCTAGGGAATCGCTAG
- a CDS encoding 2-oxoacid:ferredoxin oxidoreductase subunit beta: MRDINDYGHYNEAWCPGCGNFDILKALKQTLAELDIPPHKAAIISGIGQAAKIPHYITANGFNGLHGRALPPAQAVKIVNPELTVIAPSGDGCMYGEGGNHFLAAIRRNVDMVALVHDNQVYGLTKGQASPTTLEGQITKTQPMGVTNAPFNPVEVAISMRANFVARSFSGNIPHLVETLKAAVKHPGFALVDVFQPCVSFNKVNTFGWYKKRCYELGEDHDPTSWDAAIQKANEFGDKIPIGVLFTNDRPAYGGHLPKELVYPLGTEKVDSIAFKKVVKKYC; the protein is encoded by the coding sequence ATGCGAGATATTAACGATTATGGTCATTACAATGAAGCATGGTGCCCCGGTTGTGGTAACTTCGACATACTGAAAGCACTCAAGCAAACTTTGGCTGAACTTGATATTCCTCCGCATAAAGCGGCTATTATTTCCGGTATTGGTCAGGCTGCTAAAATTCCACATTATATTACAGCCAATGGTTTTAACGGACTGCATGGCAGGGCGCTTCCACCAGCGCAAGCTGTTAAAATAGTGAATCCAGAATTAACCGTTATTGCTCCAAGCGGCGATGGGTGTATGTACGGGGAAGGTGGGAATCATTTTCTAGCAGCCATTCGTCGTAATGTTGATATGGTGGCTTTGGTTCATGATAATCAGGTATACGGATTGACTAAGGGGCAAGCCAGTCCAACAACCCTTGAGGGGCAGATTACTAAAACCCAGCCGATGGGAGTCACTAATGCTCCATTCAATCCTGTAGAAGTGGCTATCTCTATGCGCGCAAACTTTGTTGCTCGTTCTTTTTCCGGCAATATACCGCATTTGGTGGAAACACTGAAAGCTGCCGTAAAACATCCTGGGTTTGCTCTTGTTGATGTGTTCCAGCCTTGTGTATCATTCAATAAGGTAAATACGTTTGGGTGGTATAAAAAACGGTGTTACGAGCTGGGCGAAGACCATGACCCTACCAGTTGGGATGCTGCAATTCAAAAAGCAAATGAATTTGGTGACAAAATTCCAATCGGTGTATTATTTACGAACGATCGTCCGGCATATGGCGGGCATCTCCCAAAAGAGTTGGTATATCCCCTTGGTACAGAAAAGGTGGATAGCATCGCGTTTAAAAAAGTAGTGAAAAAGTACTGCTAA
- a CDS encoding 2-oxoacid:acceptor oxidoreductase subunit alpha, producing the protein MATFDRTIIIAGAAGQGLVTVGELLSKVLTGAGYEIFATQYYMSRIRGGHNSFRLRISDQPQYSSSDTCDILFAFDQDAVSQHFEMLHEDGTVILSDKLNAMGKQCVSIPFAELAPKPLYENVVALGVLCALLGLDSALPKQLLSERFAPKGEKVIEDNIATLQGAYEWSQQVADKCSRLPEMYAHQDRMLVNGNTSIALGALAAGVKFCSFYPMTPGSSVAQTLINHSKEMGVVVEQVEDEIAALNMALGASYAGAPSIVPTSGGGFALMTEAVSLAGIMEQPVVVVLAQRPGPATGMPTRTEQGDLLFAMFGGHGEFPRIIYAPSSVEECFEIGHKAICYSEKYQTPVIILTDQFLADALQSVDTYDMHQLCQVHTPDYSDEHPEAYKRYLLTKDGVSPRRLPGMGKSIVLADSHAHNERGNITEDKQLRNVMVEKMLLKENSIRNEVIPPRYYGGEHPDTLLICWGSVEGAVREAAAVMTERGEDVAVISFSQVWPLDTMQFSHYLNNAKKRVCIEGNSNAQFAWLLKGLTCIPIEKIISRYDGRPITAGHIIDKMYEE; encoded by the coding sequence GTGGCTACATTTGACAGAACTATAATTATCGCCGGTGCTGCTGGTCAGGGACTGGTAACCGTTGGTGAGTTGTTGAGTAAGGTGTTAACTGGTGCAGGGTATGAAATTTTTGCAACTCAATACTACATGTCCCGTATTCGTGGTGGACATAATTCTTTTCGACTACGCATAAGCGATCAACCACAATATTCTTCTTCTGATACCTGTGACATTTTGTTTGCATTCGATCAGGACGCTGTTTCTCAGCATTTCGAAATGCTGCATGAAGACGGAACTGTTATTTTAAGTGATAAGTTGAATGCAATGGGCAAGCAATGCGTCAGCATACCCTTTGCTGAACTTGCGCCTAAACCACTATATGAAAATGTTGTTGCCCTCGGAGTGCTATGCGCGCTGCTTGGGTTAGATAGTGCATTGCCGAAGCAGCTTTTATCCGAACGATTTGCACCGAAAGGTGAGAAAGTTATTGAGGATAATATTGCAACATTGCAAGGCGCATATGAATGGAGTCAGCAAGTTGCAGACAAGTGTTCACGGCTTCCGGAAATGTATGCTCATCAAGATCGAATGCTGGTTAACGGCAATACAAGTATAGCGTTGGGTGCGCTTGCTGCTGGTGTTAAGTTCTGTTCATTTTATCCTATGACACCGGGGTCTTCTGTTGCTCAGACTCTTATTAACCATTCGAAAGAAATGGGTGTAGTGGTAGAGCAGGTTGAGGATGAAATTGCTGCTTTAAATATGGCGCTGGGAGCTTCATATGCGGGTGCGCCTTCTATTGTTCCTACATCAGGCGGTGGTTTTGCTTTAATGACAGAAGCTGTCAGCCTCGCTGGTATTATGGAACAGCCAGTCGTTGTCGTTCTTGCGCAACGTCCGGGACCAGCAACTGGTATGCCGACACGCACGGAGCAAGGAGACTTGCTTTTTGCTATGTTTGGCGGACATGGCGAGTTTCCAAGAATTATCTATGCACCAAGCTCCGTAGAAGAGTGTTTTGAGATTGGGCATAAAGCTATCTGTTACTCCGAAAAATATCAGACACCGGTAATTATTTTGACGGACCAGTTTCTCGCTGATGCTCTGCAAAGTGTGGATACATACGACATGCACCAATTGTGTCAGGTGCATACTCCAGACTATTCAGATGAGCATCCTGAAGCCTACAAGCGGTATCTGCTGACAAAGGATGGTGTTTCGCCAAGGCGTTTACCGGGTATGGGTAAATCAATCGTCCTTGCCGATAGTCATGCACATAATGAGCGTGGCAATATCACCGAAGATAAGCAGCTGCGTAATGTTATGGTAGAAAAAATGCTCTTGAAAGAAAACAGCATACGCAACGAAGTTATCCCCCCTCGTTATTATGGGGGGGAACATCCCGATACGTTGCTTATTTGCTGGGGGTCAGTCGAAGGTGCTGTTCGCGAAGCAGCCGCGGTTATGACAGAGCGTGGTGAAGATGTTGCTGTAATAAGTTTTTCTCAGGTTTGGCCGCTCGACACAATGCAGTTCTCGCATTATCTGAATAATGCCAAGAAGCGCGTGTGTATCGAAGGAAATTCCAATGCACAGTTTGCTTGGCTATTAAAGGGACTTACTTGTATCCCGATTGAGAAAATTATCAGCAGGTATGACGGACGCCCGATAACCGCAGGTCACATTATTGATAAGATGTATGAGGAGTAG
- a CDS encoding helix-turn-helix domain-containing protein, translating into MPEDRTNKVSCSSYTYELEVAFEILSGKWVPQIIWNLAKGEKRFGQLRKLMPKITQKMLTQQLRSLEKNGIINRTAYPEVPPVVEYSLTEIGKKLIPSFDSLNDWAVEYLQNRDA; encoded by the coding sequence ATGCCAGAAGATAGAACAAATAAAGTTAGTTGCAGCAGTTATACATATGAGCTTGAAGTTGCATTTGAAATTCTTTCAGGCAAATGGGTGCCGCAAATAATTTGGAATCTTGCAAAGGGAGAAAAACGCTTTGGGCAGCTGCGTAAACTAATGCCTAAAATTACACAAAAAATGCTCACGCAGCAGCTTAGAAGTCTGGAAAAAAATGGTATAATTAATCGGACAGCGTATCCAGAAGTTCCCCCTGTCGTTGAATATTCTCTGACGGAAATTGGAAAAAAACTTATTCCTTCGTTTGATAGCTTGAATGATTGGGCTGTTGAATATCTTCAGAATCGAGATGCATAA
- a CDS encoding iron-containing alcohol dehydrogenase, with translation MARFTIPRDVYFGENTIEELKNLQGQKAVLVISGGSIKRNGGLAKIEGYLAEAGIETRLFEGVEADPSDTTVMKGVALMNEFQPDLIIGIGGGSPIDAAKAMWIFYENPDFTFEQAAIPFNLPQLRKKARFVAIPTTSGTGTEVTSFSIITSENTELKYPIADFNITPDLAIVDTNLAQTMPAHLVAHTGMDALTHSLEAYVSIMANELTDALAMKSIEMIQEYLVASYNGDTNARSKMHLSQCLAGMSFSNAILGIVHSMAHKTGRMFSIPHGCANAIYLPAAIRFNAVEAGEKYADIAARLNLKGTTTEERVEALIRFVEELNRALNIPTSLQEFGVPESTFLENLDIIAEGAVGDPCTSTNPRPISVAQMKDLFLEVYYG, from the coding sequence ATGGCTCGTTTTACTATCCCAAGAGATGTTTATTTTGGCGAAAACACAATCGAAGAATTAAAAAACCTGCAAGGGCAAAAGGCTGTTCTGGTTATTAGCGGTGGCTCTATTAAGAGAAACGGTGGACTTGCTAAAATCGAAGGCTACCTTGCTGAGGCAGGAATTGAGACCCGTTTGTTTGAAGGCGTGGAAGCAGACCCTTCTGACACTACTGTCATGAAAGGGGTAGCTCTGATGAATGAATTCCAGCCAGACCTTATTATCGGAATCGGCGGTGGTTCACCAATTGATGCAGCAAAAGCCATGTGGATTTTCTACGAAAACCCTGACTTCACTTTCGAGCAGGCTGCAATTCCTTTCAACCTTCCGCAACTTCGTAAAAAAGCACGATTTGTTGCTATTCCGACAACAAGCGGCACAGGTACAGAGGTGACTTCCTTCTCAATTATCACGAGTGAGAATACCGAACTTAAATACCCTATTGCCGACTTCAATATTACGCCGGATCTGGCTATTGTTGATACAAATCTGGCGCAGACCATGCCAGCACACCTTGTCGCCCACACAGGTATGGATGCCCTTACGCACTCTTTAGAAGCATATGTATCAATTATGGCTAATGAATTAACTGATGCACTTGCTATGAAATCTATTGAAATGATTCAGGAGTATCTTGTTGCTTCATACAACGGAGACACAAACGCTCGCTCTAAAATGCATCTTTCCCAATGTCTTGCGGGGATGTCTTTTTCAAATGCTATTTTAGGCATTGTGCACAGCATGGCGCATAAAACAGGCAGAATGTTCAGCATTCCACACGGCTGTGCCAATGCAATATACCTCCCTGCTGCGATTCGTTTTAACGCAGTAGAAGCAGGCGAAAAGTATGCAGACATCGCAGCCCGCCTCAACCTTAAAGGCACAACCACTGAAGAGCGTGTAGAGGCTCTTATCAGGTTCGTTGAAGAGCTGAACCGCGCACTTAACATCCCAACCTCTCTTCAAGAGTTTGGCGTACCGGAATCTACTTTCCTTGAAAATCTGGACATAATCGCAGAAGGAGCCGTCGGCGATCCGTGCACCAGCACAAACCCTCGACCAATCTCAGTGGCACAAATGAAAGATCTCTTCTTGGAGGTTTACTACGGCTAA
- a CDS encoding ferritin codes for MLSEKMNQALNDQVKWEMFSSYLYLSMSAYFADKGMGGFAQWMRAQAQEELFHATKFYDYINERGGRVILQPIEAPEHDWAGTIAVFEETLAHEQLVTSRINDLVNLAIDERDHATNIFLQWFVSEQVEEEDSVNDVLGKLKMIGGEGQGMLMLDSELGQRVFTPPVK; via the coding sequence ATGTTGTCTGAAAAAATGAACCAAGCATTAAATGATCAAGTGAAATGGGAAATGTTCTCCAGTTACCTGTACCTTTCCATGTCCGCTTACTTTGCTGACAAAGGTATGGGTGGCTTTGCACAATGGATGCGTGCACAGGCTCAGGAAGAACTTTTTCATGCTACTAAATTTTATGATTACATCAATGAGCGTGGCGGACGTGTAATTCTTCAGCCAATTGAAGCTCCAGAGCATGATTGGGCTGGTACAATTGCAGTTTTTGAAGAAACACTTGCACACGAGCAGCTTGTGACATCCCGCATCAATGACCTTGTTAATCTTGCTATTGATGAGCGTGACCATGCAACAAATATTTTCCTCCAGTGGTTTGTTTCTGAACAGGTTGAGGAAGAAGATTCTGTTAATGATGTTCTTGGCAAGCTTAAAATGATCGGTGGCGAAGGTCAGGGAATGCTGATGCTTGACTCTGAACTTGGACAACGTGTTTTTACTCCGCCAGTAAAATAA
- a CDS encoding dual CXXC motif small (seleno)protein, translating to MWGSSSWKRSAETTIPCKECKKPLTVKRSCQHVYMECSHCKKKSDISLYLQEMDDALEAFMEGVYCDRI from the coding sequence ATGTGGGGTTCTTCAAGCTGGAAGCGAAGTGCTGAAACAACCATTCCATGTAAAGAATGCAAAAAGCCTCTTACCGTAAAACGCAGCTGCCAGCATGTGTACATGGAGTGTAGCCACTGTAAGAAAAAAAGCGACATTTCATTATATCTGCAAGAAATGGATGACGCGTTAGAAGCGTTCATGGAAGGCGTTTACTGCGACAGGATTTAA
- a CDS encoding phosphoadenosine phosphosulfate reductase family protein yields the protein MLERKIEAAQNELRQVAAEYGADNISVAWTGGKDSTVTLHMWKNILAEMGVECVTALNIDTGCKFPEVLHHRDTLTQDWGIDLTIVRPEVDMSQYPIAQDKITCCADLKIEPLSRGVKQQDIEVLLTGIRKDEHPDRDRPLREQRDRPACLMMHPVLNFTEMDIWAYTMQFNLPYCPLYDSGYRSLGCVPCTKPCDGGEERSGRDGDKEAKMDMLRSLGYF from the coding sequence ATGCTCGAGAGAAAGATAGAAGCTGCTCAAAATGAGTTGCGACAAGTAGCTGCGGAATATGGTGCAGACAATATTTCCGTTGCGTGGACAGGCGGTAAAGACTCTACCGTAACACTGCATATGTGGAAGAATATTTTAGCAGAAATGGGCGTTGAGTGTGTGACTGCGCTTAATATTGACACAGGATGCAAATTTCCTGAAGTATTGCACCATCGGGACACGTTGACGCAGGATTGGGGTATTGACCTTACCATTGTGCGTCCTGAAGTGGATATGTCACAGTATCCGATAGCGCAGGATAAAATTACTTGCTGTGCAGACCTTAAAATTGAACCCCTGAGCAGAGGGGTTAAGCAGCAGGATATAGAAGTTTTATTGACGGGAATCCGCAAAGATGAACATCCAGACAGGGACCGTCCGTTGCGTGAGCAAAGAGATCGGCCAGCCTGCCTTATGATGCATCCAGTGTTGAATTTTACTGAAATGGATATTTGGGCATATACAATGCAATTTAACTTGCCATACTGCCCGCTGTATGATTCCGGATACCGTTCTTTAGGCTGCGTGCCATGCACCAAGCCATGTGACGGCGGTGAAGAGCGTTCCGGTCGTGATGGTGATAAAGAAGCTAAAATGGATATGCTGCGAAGCCTCGGATATTTTTAA